The following are encoded together in the Gordonia insulae genome:
- the fadD32 gene encoding long-chain-fatty-acid--AMP ligase FadD32, whose amino-acid sequence MLNTEFEQFLDENGQLHFTEDNTLVDYVEHNVRDKADTLAYRFIDYSRERDGEAQDLTWAQFGKRLRAVAARLQQVTKPGDRVAILAPQSLEYVIGFFSALYASNVAVPLFSPDEPGHTDRLHAVLNDCKPTAILTSTKSAEAVRDFFKPLPAKERPRVIAVDAVPDSVGSSWVAPVAGRDHNKDTVAYLQYTSGSTRVPAGVEITYQAVAANVLQIYDTIEIDRNARGVTWLPMFHDMGLLTVILPALGGRYITIMSPQAFVRRPGRWIKELAAASDGAETYAAAPNFAFEHAAARGLPKEGEDLDLSNVIGLINGSEPVTVSSMKKFNDAFGPYGLPKTAIKPCYGMAEATLFVSATQRENEAKIIYVDRDELNAGRFKLVDQHAPNAVTQVSCGQVAVSQWAAIVDPETATEQADGHVGEIWLHGLNIGAGYWNKPDETVETFHNKVTHPLAEGTHTEGAPADATWMRTGDYGVWLDGELYITGRVKDLVIVDGRNHYPQDLEYSAQEASSSLRPGFVAAFSVPSNQLPPVVFEQSTSGLTFDADDASEQLVIVAERGPGKKNDPQEVADSVRAAIAQRHGVMARDILLVPAGSIPRTSSGKIARRATRTAYIDGSLRGGYKQTAFPDAE is encoded by the coding sequence ATGTTGAACACTGAATTTGAGCAGTTCCTCGACGAGAACGGCCAGCTGCACTTCACCGAGGACAACACACTCGTCGACTATGTCGAGCACAACGTGCGCGACAAGGCGGACACCCTCGCCTACCGGTTCATCGACTACAGCCGTGAGCGTGACGGGGAGGCCCAGGATCTGACCTGGGCGCAGTTCGGCAAGCGGCTGCGCGCGGTGGCGGCCCGGCTACAACAGGTGACCAAGCCCGGCGATCGTGTCGCGATCCTCGCCCCGCAGTCCCTCGAATACGTGATCGGCTTCTTCTCCGCGCTCTACGCGAGCAACGTCGCGGTCCCGCTCTTCTCGCCCGACGAACCGGGCCACACGGATCGCCTGCACGCCGTCCTCAACGACTGCAAGCCGACCGCGATCCTGACCTCCACGAAGTCCGCGGAGGCGGTCCGCGACTTCTTCAAGCCGCTGCCCGCCAAGGAGCGTCCCCGCGTGATCGCGGTGGACGCGGTCCCGGACTCGGTCGGATCCAGCTGGGTCGCGCCCGTCGCCGGCCGGGACCACAACAAGGACACCGTCGCCTACCTGCAGTACACCTCGGGGTCCACCCGCGTGCCGGCAGGCGTCGAGATCACCTATCAGGCCGTCGCCGCCAACGTCCTGCAGATCTACGACACCATCGAGATCGACCGGAACGCCCGCGGTGTCACCTGGCTGCCGATGTTCCATGACATGGGACTTCTCACGGTGATCCTGCCCGCGCTCGGCGGCCGCTACATCACGATCATGAGCCCGCAGGCCTTTGTGCGACGCCCGGGCCGCTGGATCAAGGAACTGGCCGCCGCCAGCGATGGCGCGGAGACGTACGCCGCCGCCCCCAACTTCGCCTTCGAGCACGCCGCGGCGCGCGGTCTGCCGAAGGAGGGCGAGGACCTCGACCTCTCCAACGTGATCGGCCTGATCAACGGCTCGGAGCCGGTGACGGTCAGCTCGATGAAGAAGTTCAACGACGCCTTCGGTCCGTACGGTCTGCCCAAGACCGCGATCAAGCCCTGCTACGGCATGGCCGAGGCCACGCTGTTCGTCTCCGCCACGCAGCGCGAGAACGAGGCCAAGATCATCTACGTCGACCGCGACGAGCTCAACGCGGGTCGCTTCAAGCTCGTCGATCAGCATGCGCCCAACGCCGTCACGCAGGTCTCCTGCGGTCAGGTCGCGGTGAGCCAGTGGGCCGCGATCGTCGATCCGGAAACCGCCACCGAGCAGGCCGACGGCCATGTCGGCGAGATCTGGCTGCACGGCCTGAACATCGGGGCCGGCTACTGGAACAAGCCGGACGAGACCGTGGAGACCTTCCACAACAAGGTGACCCACCCGCTCGCCGAGGGCACGCACACCGAGGGCGCGCCCGCCGACGCCACCTGGATGCGGACCGGCGACTACGGCGTGTGGCTCGACGGCGAGCTCTACATCACCGGCCGGGTCAAGGACCTCGTCATCGTGGACGGTCGCAACCACTACCCGCAGGACCTGGAATACAGTGCGCAGGAAGCCAGTTCGAGCCTGCGTCCGGGATTCGTCGCGGCGTTCTCCGTGCCGTCCAACCAGCTCCCGCCGGTGGTCTTCGAGCAGTCCACGAGCGGTCTGACCTTCGACGCCGACGACGCGTCCGAGCAACTGGTCATCGTGGCCGAACGCGGTCCGGGCAAGAAGAACGACCCGCAGGAGGTGGCCGACTCCGTGCGCGCCGCGATCGCGCAGCGCCACGGAGTCATGGCCCGCGACATCCTGTTGGTCCCGGCCGGATCGATCCCGCGCACGTCCAGCGGCAAGATCGCCCGCCGGGCCACCCGGACGGCCTACATCGACGGCAGTCTGCGCGGCGGCTACAAGCAGACCGCGTTCCCGGACGCGGAGTAA
- a CDS encoding LLM class F420-dependent oxidoreductase codes for MSEPGNLRKFRFGAGGEGNKDEGGARKFVKLAQTAEEYGYDTFAVPDHLGNQVGPLAALGALTQATSTIRLGTSVLANGWRHPALLAKEANTIDVLSKGRLELGIGAGWMKEEFDKAGIEFESPGVRIRRLDEALTVLDGLMRGETVNFDGEFYQINGLEGSPRPRQGPRPPIAVGGGGPKMLALAAKHADIISVAPSTTREGKMRLSDMTLEKTAERVDRIRDVAGERFDDLELNWTIAVIVITDDREATAEMALKALEQGYPPNIERDTEFTVDDVLRSPYLAIGTFEEIADQLREVRRRTSMSYVGVFPTQMDAFAPIIQLLKGE; via the coding sequence ATGAGCGAACCCGGGAACCTGCGCAAGTTCCGGTTCGGTGCCGGCGGTGAAGGCAACAAGGACGAGGGCGGCGCACGTAAGTTCGTGAAGCTCGCGCAGACCGCCGAGGAGTACGGCTACGACACCTTCGCGGTCCCCGACCACCTGGGCAACCAGGTCGGTCCCCTCGCGGCACTCGGTGCGCTCACCCAGGCCACCAGCACGATCCGCCTCGGCACGTCGGTGCTCGCCAACGGCTGGCGTCATCCGGCGTTGCTCGCCAAGGAGGCCAACACCATCGACGTCCTGTCCAAGGGACGCCTGGAGTTGGGCATCGGCGCGGGCTGGATGAAAGAGGAGTTCGACAAGGCCGGCATCGAGTTCGAGTCGCCGGGGGTGCGCATCCGCCGCCTCGACGAGGCGCTGACCGTCCTCGACGGCCTGATGCGGGGCGAGACGGTGAACTTCGACGGCGAGTTCTACCAGATCAACGGACTCGAAGGCAGCCCACGGCCACGCCAGGGACCTCGACCACCGATCGCCGTCGGCGGCGGTGGGCCGAAGATGCTGGCGCTGGCCGCCAAGCACGCCGACATCATCTCGGTGGCGCCGAGCACCACCCGCGAGGGCAAGATGCGGCTCTCCGACATGACGTTGGAGAAGACCGCCGAACGAGTCGACCGGATCCGTGACGTCGCCGGCGAACGATTCGACGACCTCGAACTGAACTGGACGATCGCCGTCATCGTCATCACCGACGACCGCGAGGCAACCGCGGAGATGGCGCTCAAGGCACTCGAGCAGGGCTACCCGCCCAACATCGAGCGCGACACCGAGTTCACCGTCGACGACGTCCTGCGGTCGCCGTACCTCGCGATCGGCACGTTCGAGGAGATCGCCGACCAACTCCGCGAGGTGCGCCGGCGGACATCGATGTCGTATGTGGGTGTTTTCCCGACGCAGATGGATGCGTTCGCGCCGATCATCCAGCTTCTGAAGGGGGAGTAG
- a CDS encoding cutinase family protein, which yields MGARKAKPRGKRRLPKLLLFLGLLAILAIILIVVLVITLLQPGPPRLPRIPGGPSTSETKERPDAQSADCPDVLTVVIPGTWESSPDDDPYNPSANPRSLMLRVSSALSEQFPSSRTSVYTVPYIAQFRNPTNLADRQADYNVSRTQGYKRAAGKIIDTNKNCPLTRYVIMGFSQGAVIAGDLASNIGNGRGVLDASDQDLVLGVGLIADGRRQPGEQNDIGPSPEGVGAEIALSGMRGIVPGITMTGPRSGGFGELQDRVQSICAPGDLICDSPTVTNPLRAASQLAGAINNPVHAMYATPRYWSLDGSTATQWMYGWASDVIDEAPRPKHN from the coding sequence GTGGGTGCACGTAAGGCGAAGCCGCGCGGCAAGCGCAGGCTGCCGAAACTCCTGCTCTTTCTCGGTCTGCTGGCGATCCTCGCGATCATCCTCATCGTGGTCCTGGTGATCACGCTGTTGCAGCCGGGACCGCCGCGCCTCCCGCGCATCCCGGGTGGGCCGTCGACGTCGGAGACCAAGGAGCGTCCCGACGCCCAGTCCGCCGACTGCCCCGACGTACTGACCGTGGTCATCCCGGGCACCTGGGAGTCGTCGCCCGACGACGACCCGTACAACCCGAGCGCCAATCCGCGGTCGCTGATGTTGCGGGTCTCCAGTGCGCTCTCCGAACAGTTCCCGTCGTCGCGCACGAGCGTCTACACGGTCCCGTACATCGCCCAGTTCCGGAATCCGACCAATCTCGCCGACCGGCAGGCCGACTACAACGTCTCGCGCACGCAGGGCTACAAGCGGGCGGCCGGCAAGATCATCGACACCAACAAGAACTGTCCGCTGACCCGTTACGTCATCATGGGCTTCTCGCAGGGCGCGGTCATCGCCGGTGACCTCGCGAGCAACATCGGCAACGGCCGGGGTGTCCTCGACGCCTCGGATCAGGATCTGGTCCTGGGTGTGGGACTCATCGCCGACGGGCGCCGCCAACCCGGCGAGCAGAACGACATCGGACCATCGCCGGAGGGGGTCGGCGCGGAGATCGCACTGTCCGGCATGCGCGGCATCGTGCCCGGCATCACCATGACCGGGCCGCGCAGCGGCGGATTCGGCGAGCTGCAGGACCGTGTCCAATCCATCTGCGCGCCAGGCGATCTGATCTGCGACTCGCCGACGGTGACCAATCCGCTACGGGCGGCGAGTCAACTCGCCGGTGCGATCAACAACCCGGTGCACGCCATGTACGCGACGCCGCGGTACTGGTCGCTCGACGGCTCCACGGCGACGCAGTGGATGTACGGCTGGGCGAGCGACGTCATCGACGAGGCGCCTCGGCCGAAACACAACTGA
- a CDS encoding DUF732 domain-containing protein, producing MTSKFLQLAMVVAGAALTLGSVSACADDSTATAPITSNPVTTTSMYSTQPSSADESSAASAAPSADDTQSPTAGSALPATAPNPSTNVPQNFPGPNGQKMTPKGQAYLAALKSQNVTFMGDADNSVALTMAEYVCNERRKGTDPVTVKAFVTASVGPGTKTVAEANAKADRVIKAADEHYC from the coding sequence ATGACCAGTAAGTTTCTGCAACTCGCGATGGTGGTGGCGGGAGCCGCGCTGACGCTGGGTTCGGTGTCGGCGTGTGCCGACGACTCCACGGCCACCGCTCCGATCACCAGCAATCCGGTCACGACCACATCGATGTATTCGACGCAGCCGAGTTCAGCCGACGAGTCGTCGGCCGCCTCCGCGGCGCCGTCGGCGGACGACACCCAATCGCCGACCGCCGGTTCGGCGCTGCCGGCCACCGCACCCAACCCGAGCACCAACGTCCCGCAGAACTTCCCGGGTCCGAACGGGCAGAAGATGACGCCCAAGGGGCAGGCCTATCTCGCCGCCCTGAAGTCGCAGAACGTGACGTTCATGGGCGACGCCGACAACTCCGTCGCGCTCACGATGGCCGAGTACGTCTGCAACGAGCGTCGCAAAGGCACCGACCCCGTGACGGTGAAGGCGTTCGTCACGGCGTCCGTCGGCCCGGGCACCAAGACGGTGGCCGAGGCCAATGCCAAGGCCGACCGGGTGATCAAGGCCGCTGACGAGCACTACTGCTGA
- a CDS encoding alpha/beta hydrolase-fold protein, which produces MAGAAGVVAAVLVIVAPALPAGAEPAPQPGAPAAPPSAPQSPAPEAPAPRSGAPAPQPAAPESAPAPRSAAPLVPSPTANQPVRVTNTFWYSDRRVALWVYSPAMGATIQVQILLARDWWAKPREKFPQLVTLDGLRAQEDQSGWIINTNIEDFYKDKNVNVVLPIGGESSFYTDWKEGDKGKLYRWETFLIKELPPILEGPWRSTDVRGIQGLSMGGSAAMMLASRNPGFYKYAASFSGILQMTSYGMPQAIQFALRDGGGYDSMKMFGPPSDPAWKEHDPYLLADKLRGTSIYVSSGNGLVGPHDKPSDIPMLATNYSGVGLEILSRVTSQQFAIKLNQLGIPGQAVYRPSGTHTWPYWQFELQQSWPQAAGALGLLGDRPACRVTGSFKKVYDPNRSSLGECLTPVYGVPGGKAQDFRGGRIITGPKGPKIVGGGIGGAYVAAGGPGGKLGLPTSDEMPTRDGKGRFNTFQHGKIVWTVKDGARVTK; this is translated from the coding sequence GTGGCCGGCGCGGCGGGAGTTGTCGCAGCCGTCCTCGTGATCGTGGCACCGGCCCTCCCCGCCGGCGCCGAGCCCGCGCCACAGCCGGGCGCCCCGGCCGCGCCGCCATCGGCGCCCCAGTCGCCCGCACCCGAGGCACCGGCACCGCGATCGGGCGCCCCGGCACCCCAGCCGGCCGCTCCCGAATCCGCTCCGGCCCCGCGATCGGCCGCACCGCTGGTGCCGTCGCCGACCGCGAATCAGCCGGTCCGGGTCACCAACACGTTCTGGTATTCCGATCGTCGCGTCGCCCTCTGGGTGTACTCACCGGCGATGGGCGCCACCATCCAGGTGCAGATCCTGCTGGCCCGGGACTGGTGGGCCAAGCCGCGGGAGAAGTTCCCCCAGCTGGTGACACTCGACGGTCTGCGCGCGCAGGAGGATCAGAGCGGCTGGATCATCAACACCAACATCGAGGACTTCTACAAGGACAAGAACGTCAACGTCGTCCTCCCGATCGGTGGCGAGTCGAGCTTCTACACCGACTGGAAAGAGGGCGACAAGGGCAAGCTCTACCGCTGGGAGACGTTCCTGATCAAGGAACTGCCGCCGATCCTCGAGGGCCCCTGGCGCTCGACGGACGTGCGCGGCATCCAGGGACTGTCCATGGGTGGGTCGGCCGCCATGATGCTGGCGTCCCGCAACCCCGGTTTCTACAAGTACGCCGCGTCGTTCTCCGGCATCCTGCAGATGACCTCGTACGGCATGCCGCAGGCCATCCAGTTCGCCCTGCGCGACGGTGGCGGCTACGACTCGATGAAGATGTTCGGTCCGCCGAGCGACCCGGCGTGGAAGGAGCACGATCCCTACCTCCTTGCCGACAAGCTGCGCGGCACCAGCATCTACGTCTCTTCGGGCAACGGCCTCGTCGGCCCGCACGACAAACCCTCCGACATCCCGATGCTGGCGACCAACTACTCCGGGGTGGGGCTGGAGATCCTGAGCCGCGTGACGTCGCAGCAATTCGCCATCAAGCTCAACCAGCTGGGCATCCCCGGTCAGGCCGTCTACCGGCCGTCGGGTACCCACACGTGGCCGTACTGGCAGTTCGAGCTTCAGCAGTCGTGGCCGCAGGCCGCGGGAGCGCTGGGTCTGCTCGGCGACCGCCCGGCCTGCCGCGTCACCGGATCGTTCAAGAAGGTCTACGACCCCAACCGCTCCTCGCTCGGTGAATGCCTGACACCCGTGTACGGCGTGCCCGGCGGCAAGGCGCAGGACTTCCGTGGCGGCCGGATCATCACCGGGCCGAAGGGACCGAAGATCGTCGGCGGCGGTATCGGCGGCGCGTACGTGGCGGCCGGTGGTCCGGGCGGCAAGCTGGGACTACCGACCAGCGACGAGATGCCTACCCGCGACGGCAAGGGCCGATTCAACACCTTCCAGCACGGGAAGATCGTCTGGACGGTCAAGGACGGGGCCCGTGTCACCAAGTGA
- a CDS encoding alpha/beta hydrolase, whose translation MREASAKPRMAGRAPNRFIAAFIAMATIVGLAGVIGGAGQANARIGGTQVGLQQFYVNGCGMPNVKVRAWKRPGNYKTVILLDGMRAQYDYSGWEINSNVQEMVRSGVNVVEPIGGPASFYTDWDAPSNFNGQRYTYKWNCVITNTLVRALDARGFRVGASRKYAVAGLSMGGNAALVIGAQNRRNFDRAASLSGYNFLNAPGMRTALRLAMFDVDPKPWNIDSMWGPPWSPRWFANDPFMNINRMHGMKIFVGSGNGLFGQYNALPNVFDDLFKGSTLEVLAFTQAKAFEAAAFVQGVPLMTYYANGTHAWGYWQDMLWNAKNRGFFR comes from the coding sequence ATGCGCGAAGCTTCTGCCAAGCCGCGAATGGCCGGCCGGGCGCCTAACCGATTCATCGCCGCGTTCATCGCGATGGCGACGATCGTCGGGCTCGCCGGTGTGATCGGCGGCGCCGGCCAGGCGAACGCCCGGATCGGTGGGACGCAGGTCGGACTGCAGCAGTTCTACGTCAACGGTTGCGGCATGCCGAACGTGAAGGTCCGTGCCTGGAAGCGGCCGGGCAACTACAAGACCGTCATCCTGCTCGACGGCATGCGCGCCCAGTACGACTACAGCGGCTGGGAGATCAACTCCAACGTCCAGGAGATGGTGCGTTCCGGCGTCAACGTCGTCGAACCCATCGGTGGGCCGGCCAGCTTCTACACCGACTGGGATGCGCCGTCGAACTTCAACGGACAGCGCTACACCTACAAGTGGAACTGCGTCATCACCAACACCCTGGTGCGCGCTCTCGATGCGCGTGGCTTCCGGGTCGGCGCCAGCCGCAAGTACGCGGTCGCCGGTCTGTCGATGGGCGGTAACGCCGCACTGGTGATCGGTGCGCAGAACCGCCGGAACTTCGACCGTGCCGCATCGCTGTCGGGTTACAACTTCCTGAACGCGCCCGGCATGCGCACCGCGCTGCGTCTGGCCATGTTCGACGTCGACCCCAAGCCGTGGAACATCGACAGCATGTGGGGACCGCCGTGGAGCCCGCGCTGGTTCGCCAACGACCCGTTCATGAACATCAACCGCATGCACGGCATGAAGATCTTCGTCGGCTCGGGCAACGGCCTGTTCGGTCAGTACAACGCACTGCCGAACGTGTTCGACGACCTGTTCAAGGGTTCGACGCTGGAGGTCCTGGCATTCACCCAGGCGAAGGCATTCGAGGCTGCGGCGTTCGTCCAGGGCGTGCCGCTCATGACCTACTACGCCAACGGCACCCACGCGTGGGGCTACTGGCAGGACATGCTGTGGAACGCCAAGAACCGAGGCTTCTTCCGCTGA
- a CDS encoding decaprenyl-phosphate phosphoribosyltransferase, with translation MSEEPIEHEPVLGPPKNLATGLIKAVRPRQWVKNVLVLAAPLAAGSVGDGDVLGPVAIAFVAFCLVASCIYLVNDAMDVESDRNHPTKRYRPIAAGVVPVPLAFGLAVVLGVASLGIALIANWQTAVVIAIYLVIQLGYCFGLKNQAVIDICIVSSGFLLRAIAGGVAAEIVLSQWFLLVMAFGSLFMAAGKRYAELQLAERTGAKIRKALQYYTTTYLRFVWTLSATAVVVFYGLWAFDKNSGHDTNVAYAISMVPFTIAILRYAVDIDGGQAGEPEEIALGDRILQLLAVAWLVCVGVAVYAVS, from the coding sequence ATGAGCGAAGAGCCGATCGAGCACGAACCGGTACTGGGACCGCCGAAGAATCTGGCGACCGGACTGATCAAGGCCGTCCGACCCCGGCAGTGGGTGAAGAACGTCCTCGTCCTGGCGGCGCCGTTGGCCGCGGGCAGCGTCGGCGACGGCGATGTGCTCGGCCCGGTCGCGATCGCCTTCGTGGCGTTCTGTCTGGTCGCGTCGTGCATCTATCTCGTCAACGACGCGATGGACGTGGAGTCCGACCGCAATCACCCCACCAAGCGTTACCGGCCGATCGCCGCCGGGGTGGTGCCGGTGCCGCTGGCCTTCGGGCTCGCCGTGGTGCTGGGCGTCGCGTCGCTGGGCATCGCCCTCATCGCCAACTGGCAGACCGCCGTGGTGATCGCGATCTATCTGGTGATCCAGCTCGGCTACTGCTTCGGTCTGAAGAACCAGGCCGTCATCGACATCTGCATCGTGTCGTCGGGATTCCTGTTGCGCGCCATCGCCGGCGGTGTGGCCGCCGAGATCGTGTTGTCGCAGTGGTTCCTGCTCGTGATGGCCTTCGGCTCGCTGTTCATGGCGGCAGGCAAGCGCTACGCGGAACTCCAGCTCGCGGAGCGGACCGGCGCCAAGATCCGCAAGGCACTGCAGTACTACACGACCACCTACCTGCGGTTCGTCTGGACACTGTCGGCCACCGCGGTGGTCGTCTTCTACGGACTGTGGGCGTTCGACAAGAATTCCGGCCACGACACCAACGTCGCCTACGCCATCTCGATGGTCCCGTTCACCATCGCCATCCTGCGCTATGCCGTCGACATCGACGGTGGCCAGGCGGGTGAACCCGAGGAGATCGCGCTCGGGGACCGCATCCTGCAGTTGCTGGCCGTCGCCTGGTTAGTATGCGTGGGTGTCGCGGTCTATGCAGTCTCCTGA
- a CDS encoding phosphatase PAP2 family protein encodes MSSESTESPSPSLHETLSVGEPVAIPPAKGEVAALLAVQQLAAGRPAVVSAARGLSHFGEHSLGWLAVAGVGAAAAYRRGDDVAVRRWAQAGVGAFGAHAASVIIKRVVRRKRPHDERIRIGVSTPSKLSFPSSHATSTTAAAILIGRAAGLPPAALPAALVPPMLLSRLVLGVHYPTDVLAGAAIGAASAAAVVAGDRLIATHDRG; translated from the coding sequence GTGTCTTCGGAATCGACTGAGTCGCCTTCGCCGTCGCTCCACGAGACACTGTCGGTGGGCGAGCCGGTGGCGATCCCGCCGGCGAAGGGTGAGGTCGCGGCGCTGCTCGCGGTCCAGCAACTCGCCGCAGGCCGCCCGGCGGTCGTGTCGGCCGCTCGGGGGCTGTCGCACTTCGGCGAACATTCGCTGGGCTGGCTGGCCGTCGCAGGCGTCGGCGCAGCCGCCGCCTACCGGCGTGGCGACGACGTCGCGGTCCGACGTTGGGCGCAGGCCGGTGTCGGGGCGTTCGGTGCGCACGCGGCGTCGGTGATCATCAAGCGCGTGGTCCGACGCAAGCGCCCTCACGACGAGCGCATCCGGATCGGGGTGTCCACCCCGAGCAAGCTCAGCTTCCCGTCGTCGCATGCGACGTCGACGACCGCCGCCGCCATTCTCATCGGCCGCGCCGCAGGCCTGCCGCCGGCCGCGCTGCCCGCCGCCCTGGTGCCGCCGATGTTGCTGTCCCGGCTGGTCCTCGGCGTGCACTACCCGACGGACGTGCTCGCCGGTGCGGCCATCGGAGCCGCGAGCGCGGCCGCCGTGGTGGCGGGTGACAGACTGATCGCGACACACGACCGTGGGTAG
- a CDS encoding glycosyltransferase, which produces MTVTPVDQADIGEAGAGISKATSLLQRVIFPRPGEPIDVRSLYLVESQNNSRRAHAHNRTSVALGAESEVSFESYFNAFAASYWRRWSILTSVVLRIEVIGTCRVDLYRSKFDGSRIGIGGDLIATDESGRGVAEFELDLGPFEDGGWIWFDITTDTDTEIVSAGWYSPIDSPSSDDTKRVTVGIPTFNRPTDAVNALAALTSDPLVDQVIDAVLMPDQGTRKVVDEPGYTEAAAALGERLTIFEQPNLGGSGGYARIMYEALRRTDSPYILYMDDDIMIEPDSILRALAMSRFAKTPMLVGGQMLNLQDRSHLHCMGEVINRHNFMWTAAPFVSYDHNFAKHPLRDRENSKNLHRRIDVEGNGWWMCMIPRECAETIGLPMPLFIKWDDWEFALRAAKAGYPTATVPGIAIWHMAWSDKDDAIDWQAYFHLRNRLVVASIVHDGPIDGILRSMVKATAKHLLCLEYSTVAIQNEAIRDFLAGPDHIRSLLPTALPKVAAMRKQYPDAVVLPSATELPRTSGEATQLGTNAPVGKVAKVKALAAAVVNNARPADPRHHEVPQANYPPIEARWFSLGRVDGVTVTTADGRGVVYRQRDRDKMIALAKESAALVRELKDRFPAMRETYRAKHQELTSQESWARVFGID; this is translated from the coding sequence ATGACAGTGACTCCTGTGGACCAGGCCGACATCGGCGAGGCGGGCGCCGGGATCTCGAAGGCGACTTCGCTGCTGCAACGCGTCATCTTCCCGCGGCCGGGTGAGCCGATCGACGTCCGCTCCCTGTATCTGGTGGAATCGCAGAACAATTCGCGGCGCGCCCACGCGCACAACCGGACGTCGGTGGCGCTCGGCGCCGAGTCCGAGGTGAGCTTCGAGTCGTACTTCAACGCCTTCGCGGCGTCGTACTGGCGTCGCTGGAGCATCCTGACCTCGGTGGTCCTGCGCATCGAGGTGATCGGCACCTGTCGCGTCGACCTCTACCGGTCCAAGTTCGACGGCTCACGCATCGGCATCGGCGGCGACCTGATCGCGACCGACGAGAGTGGCCGCGGCGTAGCGGAATTCGAGCTCGACCTGGGTCCGTTCGAGGACGGTGGCTGGATCTGGTTCGACATCACCACCGACACCGACACCGAGATCGTCTCCGCCGGTTGGTATTCGCCGATCGACAGCCCGTCCTCCGACGACACCAAGCGCGTCACCGTCGGCATCCCTACCTTCAACCGCCCCACCGATGCGGTGAACGCGCTCGCCGCGCTGACGTCGGATCCCTTGGTGGATCAGGTGATCGACGCCGTGCTGATGCCTGATCAGGGCACGCGCAAGGTCGTCGACGAGCCCGGTTACACCGAGGCGGCGGCTGCGCTCGGGGAACGTCTCACCATCTTCGAGCAGCCCAACCTCGGCGGGTCCGGCGGTTACGCGCGGATCATGTACGAGGCGTTGCGCCGCACCGACTCCCCGTACATCCTCTACATGGACGACGACATCATGATCGAGCCCGACTCGATCCTGCGTGCGCTGGCGATGTCGCGGTTCGCCAAGACGCCGATGCTGGTCGGCGGCCAGATGCTGAACCTGCAGGATCGCAGCCATCTGCACTGCATGGGTGAGGTCATCAACCGACACAACTTCATGTGGACCGCCGCGCCGTTCGTCTCCTACGACCACAACTTCGCGAAACATCCACTGCGCGACCGGGAGAACTCCAAGAACCTGCATCGGCGGATCGACGTCGAGGGCAACGGCTGGTGGATGTGCATGATCCCGCGTGAGTGCGCGGAGACCATCGGACTGCCGATGCCGCTGTTCATCAAGTGGGACGACTGGGAGTTCGCGCTGCGCGCCGCCAAGGCCGGCTACCCCACGGCGACGGTGCCGGGTATCGCGATCTGGCACATGGCGTGGAGCGACAAGGACGACGCGATCGACTGGCAGGCGTACTTCCACCTGCGCAACCGACTGGTCGTGGCGTCCATCGTGCACGACGGTCCGATCGACGGAATCCTACGGTCGATGGTCAAGGCAACCGCGAAACATCTTCTGTGCCTGGAGTATTCGACGGTGGCGATCCAGAACGAGGCGATCCGCGACTTCCTCGCCGGCCCTGATCACATCCGCAGCCTGCTGCCGACCGCGCTGCCGAAGGTCGCCGCGATGCGCAAGCAGTATCCCGACGCCGTGGTGTTGCCGTCGGCGACCGAACTGCCCCGCACCAGTGGCGAGGCGACCCAGCTGGGCACCAACGCTCCGGTGGGCAAGGTCGCCAAGGTGAAGGCGCTGGCGGCGGCGGTGGTCAACAACGCACGTCCGGCCGATCCGCGACATCACGAGGTGCCGCAGGCAAACTACCCGCCGATAGAGGCCCGCTGGTTCAGCCTGGGCCGCGTCGACGGGGTCACGGTGACCACCGCCGATGGCCGCGGCGTCGTCTACCGGCAACGTGACCGTGACAAGATGATCGCCTTGGCCAAGGAATCGGCGGCGCTGGTCCGTGAACTGAAGGACCGGTTCCCGGCGATGCGTGAGACCTACCGCGCCAAACACCAGGAACTGACGAGTCAGGAGAGTTGGGCGCGTGTCTTCGGAATCGACTGA